In one Parageobacillus genomosp. 1 genomic region, the following are encoded:
- a CDS encoding TIGR00266 family protein, with protein MNAHEIDYKLYGDDMQFVEIELDPQESVIAEAGGMMMMEDGITMETVFGDGSHSGKGFLNKLVGAGKRLLTGESLFMTVFTNNGTGKRRVSFAAPYPGKIIPMDLSELGGKVICQKDAFLCAAKGVSVGIDFQRKLGTGFFGGEGFIMQKLEGDGLAFLHAGGTIYKRELQPGEKLRIDTGCLVAMTKEVDYDIEYVGKIKTAFFGGEGLFFATLTGPGTVWVQSLPFSRLADRIIAAAPSTGSRSVGEGSILGSIGDWLDGDD; from the coding sequence ATGAACGCACATGAAATTGACTACAAATTATATGGCGATGACATGCAATTTGTGGAAATTGAACTAGACCCGCAGGAAAGCGTCATCGCCGAAGCAGGCGGAATGATGATGATGGAAGACGGAATCACGATGGAAACCGTATTTGGAGACGGTTCCCATTCCGGAAAAGGGTTTTTGAACAAATTGGTTGGAGCGGGGAAACGATTATTAACAGGAGAAAGTTTATTTATGACGGTGTTTACGAACAACGGCACTGGAAAGCGCCGCGTTTCGTTTGCCGCCCCATACCCTGGAAAAATTATTCCGATGGACTTAAGCGAGCTTGGCGGCAAAGTGATTTGCCAAAAAGATGCCTTTCTTTGTGCAGCCAAAGGCGTTTCGGTCGGCATCGATTTTCAGCGCAAACTTGGAACCGGCTTTTTCGGCGGCGAAGGATTTATTATGCAAAAACTCGAAGGGGATGGGCTCGCCTTTTTGCATGCAGGCGGAACCATTTACAAGCGTGAGCTGCAACCTGGTGAGAAATTGCGCATTGACACCGGCTGCCTAGTGGCGATGACAAAAGAAGTTGATTACGATATCGAATATGTCGGCAAAATTAAAACCGCCTTTTTTGGCGGCGAAGGCTTGTTTTTTGCAACATTAACCGGGCCGGGAACCGTCTGGGTGCAGTCGCTTCCGTTCAGCCGGCTTGCTGACCGAATTATCGCCGCCGCGCCAAGCACGGGGAGCCGTTCTGTTGGAGAAGGCAGCATCCTCGGAAGCATCGGCGACTGGTTGGATGGTGATGATTAA
- a CDS encoding 1,4-dihydroxy-2-naphthoate polyprenyltransferase produces MQPSLQTDRCSSVHRRRDWRVWWRLTRPHTLTAAFVPVCIGTVLALHETTIRISLFIAMLVASLLIQAATNMFNEYYDYKRGLDSPESVGIGGAIVREGMHPKTVLCLAIALFAVSTLIGVYICMNSSWWLALIGTICMAAGYFYTGGPVPIAYTPFGELAAGFFMGLLIILISFFIQTGEVTKTAILIATPIAILVGAILLANNIRDLDGDKEKGRKTLAILVGRNNAIRILAGMFAVSFIWMAVLAFSHIVSFWTLLVFFSIPKAAAAAKGFIGKTKPIEMMPAMKATAQTNTQFGFLLTIGLLISHWL; encoded by the coding sequence ATGCAACCATCATTGCAAACAGATCGCTGTTCATCGGTCCACCGCCGCCGCGATTGGCGTGTTTGGTGGAGGCTTACCCGTCCACATACATTGACTGCTGCATTTGTGCCTGTTTGTATCGGCACTGTATTAGCACTTCATGAAACAACCATTCGCATCTCTTTATTTATCGCCATGCTTGTGGCTTCTTTATTGATTCAGGCAGCCACCAATATGTTCAATGAATATTACGACTACAAGCGCGGGCTCGACTCCCCGGAATCGGTAGGAATTGGCGGGGCGATTGTCCGTGAAGGAATGCACCCAAAAACCGTTTTATGTTTAGCCATTGCATTATTTGCTGTCTCGACACTAATCGGTGTCTATATCTGCATGAATAGCAGCTGGTGGCTTGCATTGATCGGCACCATCTGTATGGCAGCGGGATATTTCTATACAGGCGGCCCGGTACCGATTGCGTATACCCCGTTTGGCGAACTTGCAGCTGGATTTTTCATGGGACTGTTAATTATTCTCATTTCCTTTTTCATTCAAACCGGCGAAGTAACAAAAACGGCGATTCTCATCGCAACGCCGATTGCCATTTTAGTTGGGGCGATTTTACTCGCCAATAATATCCGCGACCTTGATGGAGATAAAGAAAAAGGAAGAAAAACACTGGCGATTTTAGTCGGCCGTAATAATGCAATCCGCATTCTTGCCGGTATGTTTGCCGTTTCGTTTATTTGGATGGCGGTGCTGGCTTTCTCCCATATCGTTTCTTTTTGGACGCTGCTTGTCTTTTTCAGCATCCCAAAAGCAGCTGCTGCGGCAAAAGGGTTTATCGGCAAGACGAAACCAATTGAAATGATGCCCGCAATGAAAGCAACGGCACAAACGAATACACAATTCGGGTTTCTATTGACCATTGGTCTGCTGATCAGCCATTGGCTGTAA
- a CDS encoding isochorismate synthase MenF: MAILHQHKIREQLHLIEKKAKRLFISWTEELNDVDPVYFFSLGPKCSFRERFFWMDRTSETIYVGLGCTYVIETAEKEERFHTVETKWKQWIEQSAFYSNGTKTVPILFGGFSFDPYKPRTEKWRAFPHAKMVVPAVLLASKGGKATLTVTVRSGQSAETVEKIETLLHLLHEGQASIHSLPSLIKYEEIQTEQWLDTVKQMIAKIHSGKFDKVVLAREARLSFANRVEASAVLQQLREQQPFSYLFAFEQEGQCFIGASPEQLVKKEGDVCYSTCLAGSIRRGKTVQEDEQLGEWLLNDEKNLHEHHFVVQMIKEAMEAVCERVHMPPSPQLLKLPNIQHLYTPVVGEHCRASSILSMIAKMHPTPALGGTPREAAVKEIREVEPLDRGWYAGPIGWMDAEGNGEFAVAIRSGLLQGQDVSIFAGCGIVGDSDPISEYEETKVKFTPMLSALGVGQDE; this comes from the coding sequence GTGGCAATTTTACATCAGCATAAAATTCGCGAACAACTGCATCTCATCGAAAAAAAAGCAAAGCGGCTGTTTATTAGTTGGACGGAGGAATTGAACGATGTAGACCCGGTTTATTTTTTTTCATTAGGACCAAAGTGCTCTTTCCGTGAGCGTTTTTTTTGGATGGATCGCACCAGTGAAACCATTTATGTTGGGCTTGGCTGCACGTATGTGATTGAAACAGCAGAAAAAGAAGAGCGGTTTCATACGGTTGAAACAAAATGGAAACAATGGATTGAACAATCAGCTTTTTATTCCAATGGGACAAAAACAGTTCCTATCCTATTCGGAGGCTTTTCGTTTGATCCGTACAAACCGCGCACGGAAAAATGGCGTGCCTTTCCGCATGCGAAAATGGTGGTGCCAGCCGTTCTTTTAGCGAGCAAAGGTGGAAAAGCGACGTTAACCGTGACGGTGCGTTCCGGACAAAGTGCAGAAACTGTAGAAAAAATAGAGACGTTGCTTCATTTGTTGCATGAAGGACAGGCGTCAATCCATTCTTTGCCTTCTTTGATAAAATATGAAGAAATACAAACGGAACAATGGCTTGATACAGTGAAACAAATGATCGCCAAGATTCACAGCGGGAAGTTCGATAAAGTAGTGCTAGCGCGGGAGGCGCGTTTATCGTTTGCGAATCGGGTGGAGGCAAGCGCAGTGCTCCAGCAGCTACGTGAGCAACAGCCGTTTAGCTATCTGTTTGCGTTTGAACAGGAAGGGCAATGCTTTATTGGCGCTTCTCCGGAGCAGTTGGTAAAAAAGGAAGGCGATGTATGTTACTCCACTTGTTTAGCGGGATCGATCCGTCGGGGAAAAACCGTTCAAGAAGACGAACAGCTTGGCGAGTGGCTGCTGAATGACGAAAAAAATCTTCATGAACATCACTTTGTTGTCCAAATGATTAAAGAAGCGATGGAAGCGGTTTGCGAACGCGTCCACATGCCACCTTCTCCACAGCTGTTAAAATTGCCGAACATTCAACATTTATATACGCCGGTTGTTGGGGAGCATTGCCGCGCTTCCTCTATTTTATCGATGATTGCGAAGATGCATCCAACCCCTGCGTTAGGTGGGACACCGCGGGAAGCAGCAGTCAAAGAAATCCGCGAGGTGGAGCCGTTAGACAGAGGATGGTATGCCGGTCCAATCGGCTGGATGGATGCGGAAGGGAACGGGGAATTTGCCGTGGCCATCCGTTCAGGTCTGCTGCAAGGACAAGACGTATCGATTTTTGCTGGATGCGGTATCGTCGGCGATTCCGACCCTATCAGCGAGTATGAGGAGACGAAAGTGAAATTTACCCCAATGTTATCGGCGTTAGGAGTGGGACAAGATGAATGA
- a CDS encoding yteA family sporulation protein, producing MLTNEQLAAFRKQLLQAKQEIQERLQNNDHFGKLRSHAHDAVGELASYDNHPADEATELYEREKDIALNEHTERELKEIEHALQAMDNGTYGICEVCGRPIPYERLQALPTTTFCKEHSPDQTVSQKRPLEEGVLMPPFGKFDLDDRDESVAYDAEDAWQEVARYGSSDTPSDLGKNVDYYGEVYAESEENVGYVEDLENFAAVDLYGKNVKVYPTKEHEQLENILDDEGIMSNIGDLPAYEKDPYTEKEDHHR from the coding sequence ATGTTAACGAATGAACAACTAGCCGCCTTCCGCAAACAACTTCTTCAAGCAAAACAGGAAATTCAAGAACGACTGCAAAATAACGATCATTTTGGCAAACTGCGAAGCCATGCCCACGATGCGGTCGGCGAACTTGCAAGCTATGACAACCACCCTGCGGACGAGGCAACCGAGCTATATGAGCGGGAAAAAGATATCGCACTGAATGAACATACGGAACGGGAACTAAAAGAGATTGAACATGCACTTCAAGCGATGGACAACGGCACATACGGTATCTGTGAAGTTTGCGGCAGACCGATCCCTTATGAGCGTCTACAGGCGCTCCCAACGACCACCTTTTGTAAAGAGCACAGCCCTGATCAAACCGTTTCGCAAAAGCGGCCGCTAGAAGAAGGCGTGTTGATGCCTCCGTTTGGAAAGTTTGATTTGGATGACCGCGATGAATCGGTGGCATATGACGCAGAAGATGCCTGGCAGGAAGTCGCGCGTTACGGTTCCTCCGATACGCCTTCCGATTTAGGAAAAAATGTTGATTATTATGGCGAAGTGTACGCCGAATCCGAGGAAAATGTCGGATATGTCGAAGACTTGGAAAATTTCGCGGCAGTCGACTTATACGGAAAAAATGTAAAAGTATATCCAACCAAAGAACATGAGCAACTCGAAAATATTTTAGATGATGAAGGAATAATGTCCAATATTGGTGATTTGCCCGCCTATGAAAAAGATCCTTATACAGAAAAAGAAGACCATCACCGTTGA